A single region of the Plantactinospora soyae genome encodes:
- a CDS encoding response regulator: MSDAVRVLVADDQALLRGSFRVLIEAEPGFVVVGEADTGRRAVELAGLTAPDVVLMDVRMPELDGIEATRRICGSPETANVRVLMLTMFDLDSYVYAALRAGASGFLLKDTPPSDLLSAIRVVAAGDGLLAPSVTRRLIAEFARSHEPVGPFGGRMADVTGREREVLVLVARGLSNTEIAQRLRVSLATVKTHVSHLLTKLDARDRTQLVIAAYESGVVSASSN; this comes from the coding sequence ATGAGTGATGCCGTCCGGGTGCTGGTTGCCGACGATCAGGCACTGCTGAGGGGCAGCTTCCGGGTCCTGATCGAGGCCGAGCCGGGCTTCGTGGTGGTCGGCGAGGCGGACACCGGCCGCCGGGCGGTGGAACTCGCCGGGCTGACGGCACCGGACGTCGTACTGATGGACGTCCGGATGCCCGAGCTGGACGGGATCGAAGCCACCCGGAGAATCTGCGGCTCACCGGAGACGGCGAACGTCCGGGTGCTGATGCTCACCATGTTCGATCTCGACTCGTACGTCTACGCCGCGTTGCGGGCCGGGGCGAGCGGATTTCTGCTCAAGGACACCCCGCCGAGTGATCTGTTGTCGGCCATCCGGGTGGTCGCCGCCGGTGACGGCCTGCTGGCCCCGTCGGTCACCCGACGGCTGATCGCGGAGTTCGCCCGCAGCCACGAGCCGGTCGGCCCGTTCGGTGGAAGGATGGCGGACGTCACCGGGCGGGAACGCGAGGTCCTCGTCCTCGTCGCTCGTGGGCTCTCCAACACCGAGATAGCCCAGCGGCTGCGGGTCAGCCTCGCCACCGTGAAGACCCACGTCAGCCACCTGCTGACCAAGCTCGACGCCCGCGACCGTACCCAACTGGTCATCGCCGCGTACGAGTCGGGAGTGGTCTCCGCTTCGTCAAACTGA
- a CDS encoding ABC transporter permease subunit: protein MSMATTGSAVGSASTPASTPAAIGSAIAFEWTKARTLRSSLGSLVLCFAASVGIALLFGMVLRGAYDGMSPEGKASFDPVGSGFNGLRLSMIALVVFGVLLTSGEYATGTISSSLAAVPRRGVFYTAKLVTGTLIAFGVAAVVTLVTFLTAQAAIGGEHNAALTDDGVPRAITGAVLYLTLACAFSMGLATMLRSSALTLGILVPIFFMGSEILNNLPKVRTVAQFLPDAAGSIILRREPPDDTVLGPWTGIGVLLLWTLASALGGYLSMRRRDQ from the coding sequence ATGAGCATGGCAACCACCGGATCGGCCGTCGGATCGGCGTCCACACCGGCGTCCACACCGGCCGCCATCGGATCGGCGATCGCGTTCGAATGGACCAAGGCCCGTACCCTGCGGTCGTCGCTCGGCTCCCTGGTGCTGTGCTTCGCGGCGAGTGTCGGCATCGCCCTGCTGTTCGGGATGGTGCTGCGCGGCGCGTACGACGGAATGAGCCCCGAGGGGAAGGCGTCCTTCGACCCGGTCGGGTCGGGATTCAACGGCCTCCGGCTCAGCATGATCGCCCTGGTCGTCTTCGGCGTGTTGCTGACCAGCGGTGAGTACGCCACCGGAACGATCAGTTCCTCGCTGGCGGCGGTGCCCCGGCGGGGCGTGTTCTACACGGCGAAACTGGTCACCGGGACGTTGATCGCGTTCGGCGTCGCCGCCGTCGTCACCCTCGTCACGTTCCTCACCGCGCAGGCGGCCATCGGCGGTGAGCACAACGCAGCGCTCACCGACGACGGCGTACCCCGGGCGATCACCGGCGCCGTCCTCTACCTGACGCTGGCGTGCGCGTTCTCGATGGGGCTGGCAACCATGCTGCGCAGCTCAGCCCTGACGCTGGGTATCCTGGTGCCGATCTTCTTCATGGGGTCGGAGATCCTGAACAACCTGCCGAAGGTGCGTACCGTGGCCCAGTTCCTGCCCGACGCGGCCGGCAGCATCATCCTGCGTCGGGAGCCGCCGGACGACACCGTCCTCGGCCCGTGGACCGGGATCGGAGTGCTGTTGCTCTGGACGCTCGCGTCCGCACTGGGCGGCTATCTGAGCATGCGGCGCCGGGATCAGTGA
- a CDS encoding sensor histidine kinase, with protein MSSVNRPGHRRLVALDCLGAAGYVGALLLLRHTQASAPVPAELPGWAADALTAAIGLPLAVRRLWPLPVLAVVLSGSVLALPLGVLTDPFLATAVALYSVGVSAAGRRWAPAAVLTALGIAGTVPSRPAGSAHAYWWQEGPGLIIIGWLLVGGSWLLGSAVRQQRSTAARAAEQLARSAVTTERLRIARELHDIVAHSVGIIAVKAAVANHVVRTRPAEVADALRVIEETSRNALAEMRQMLGVLRSEAYDDGATTRRPTEGLAEDGAAPDLTPAPGPEGLYALVERAATSGVRVELTVDGVDQVSGAMGLTIYRIVQESLTNAAKHAAPTRCRVTVEATGVEVRIQVTDDGPDGGTREAAGHAGDVLTAAGHGLTGMRERVLMYGGYFAAGPRPEGGYQVTARIPCQSARRPVQERP; from the coding sequence GTGAGTTCGGTCAACCGGCCGGGTCACCGACGACTGGTCGCGCTGGACTGCCTCGGCGCGGCCGGTTACGTCGGAGCGCTCCTGCTGCTGCGGCACACCCAGGCGTCCGCCCCGGTGCCGGCGGAACTGCCCGGCTGGGCGGCGGACGCGCTGACCGCCGCGATCGGGCTGCCGCTCGCCGTACGACGGCTGTGGCCGTTGCCGGTCCTGGCCGTGGTGCTGAGCGGGTCGGTGCTGGCGCTGCCGCTCGGGGTGTTGACGGACCCGTTCCTCGCCACGGCTGTGGCGCTCTACAGCGTCGGGGTCAGCGCGGCGGGGCGGCGGTGGGCGCCGGCCGCCGTCCTGACGGCGCTCGGGATCGCCGGAACGGTACCGTCGCGCCCGGCCGGCAGCGCGCACGCGTACTGGTGGCAGGAGGGGCCCGGCCTGATCATCATCGGTTGGCTGCTCGTCGGCGGCTCATGGCTGCTGGGCAGCGCCGTCCGGCAGCAGCGGAGCACTGCGGCGCGGGCGGCCGAGCAGCTGGCCCGGTCCGCGGTGACCACGGAACGGTTGCGGATCGCCCGGGAACTGCACGACATCGTCGCGCACAGCGTCGGCATCATCGCGGTCAAGGCCGCGGTCGCCAACCACGTGGTACGGACCCGACCGGCCGAGGTGGCCGACGCGCTGCGGGTCATCGAGGAGACCAGTCGGAACGCCCTCGCCGAGATGCGGCAGATGCTCGGGGTGCTGCGCTCGGAGGCGTACGACGACGGGGCGACGACGCGACGGCCGACGGAGGGGCTGGCGGAGGATGGGGCGGCGCCGGACCTGACACCGGCGCCGGGGCCCGAGGGACTGTACGCGCTGGTCGAGCGGGCGGCGACCTCTGGCGTACGGGTGGAGTTGACGGTCGACGGCGTAGATCAGGTGTCCGGGGCGATGGGTTTGACGATCTACCGGATCGTGCAGGAGTCGTTGACCAACGCAGCCAAGCACGCGGCGCCGACCCGGTGCCGGGTGACGGTCGAGGCGACCGGGGTCGAGGTACGCATCCAGGTGACCGACGACGGACCCGATGGCGGTACGCGCGAAGCCGCTGGGCACGCCGGTGACGTACTCACCGCTGCCGGGCACGGCCTGACCGGTATGCGGGAGCGGGTCCTGATGTACGGCGGGTACTTCGCCGCCGGACCACGGCCGGAGGGTGGTTATCAGGTCACCGCCCGGATCCCCTGTCAATCGGCCCGGCGACCAGTCCAGGAGCGGCCATGA
- a CDS encoding nucleotidyltransferase domain-containing protein produces MDILEQVMAQATADSEVRGVVLTGSRARGVATARSDFDLTIVVAEQTEPWKHTSRTGQLDTVVCTLEALADTSLRWQRYAYRGAKVLLDRLDGGIAELVDRQATPTREEAADHALASIRTALIDRIRRHRLTRRDRAARRRCGRPCGPVVVGQTPRARSAGRADLAVGRLVLLVALSSAWVRTGSRRSPTTDAELPV; encoded by the coding sequence ATGGACATCCTCGAGCAGGTGATGGCTCAGGCCACCGCCGATTCCGAGGTACGGGGCGTGGTTCTGACCGGTTCGCGTGCCCGCGGTGTAGCCACCGCACGGTCTGACTTCGACCTGACAATCGTGGTTGCCGAGCAGACCGAGCCCTGGAAACACACCAGTCGGACCGGTCAGCTCGACACGGTCGTGTGCACGCTGGAGGCGCTGGCCGACACCTCGTTGCGCTGGCAGCGGTACGCCTACCGTGGTGCGAAGGTGCTGCTGGACCGCCTCGACGGCGGCATCGCCGAGCTGGTCGACAGACAGGCGACACCGACAAGGGAAGAGGCCGCCGACCACGCCCTGGCGTCCATCCGGACGGCCCTCATCGACCGGATCCGCCGGCACCGGCTGACGAGACGAGACCGAGCCGCACGGCGCCGCTGTGGGCGGCCGTGCGGCCCGGTGGTGGTGGGTCAGACTCCCAGGGCGCGGAGCGCAGGCAGGGCGGACTTGGCAGTGGGGCGGCTGGTTCTGCTGGTGGCGTTGTCCTCGGCCTGGGTTCGGACGGGTTCGCGCAGGTCACCGACGACGGACGCTGAGCTGCCCGTGTGA
- a CDS encoding PadR family transcriptional regulator: protein MASNRTGGPLTPAVLHILLALSTQERHGYGIMKQVESDSRGKVRMGPGTLYGSIRRMTDAGLIRESEKKIDPNLDDERRVYYSITALGQQSLAAELQRYRQVVAVAHERSLIPRAMGA from the coding sequence ATGGCGAGCAACAGAACCGGCGGCCCCCTCACCCCGGCGGTGCTGCACATCCTGCTCGCGCTCTCGACCCAGGAACGCCATGGCTACGGGATCATGAAACAGGTCGAGTCCGACTCCCGGGGAAAAGTCAGAATGGGGCCGGGAACGCTCTACGGCTCGATCCGCCGGATGACCGATGCGGGATTGATCCGCGAGAGCGAAAAGAAGATCGACCCGAACCTGGATGACGAGCGCCGCGTCTACTACAGCATCACCGCGCTCGGTCAACAGAGCCTCGCGGCGGAGTTGCAGCGGTACCGCCAGGTCGTCGCGGTCGCCCATGAGCGATCCCTCATCCCCAGGGCGATGGGTGCCTGA
- a CDS encoding SAM-dependent methyltransferase, with protein MERRGEDTREVDLRTDRAHGARIYDYILGGKDNFAADREAGENSLRIWPALRVHMQANRSFMYRVTRFLAAECGIRQFLDIGTGLPTSPNLHEIVQSVDSTARVVYTDNDPLVLAHARTLMVGTAQGRTAYVAGDMRDPQTIISAPEFQRTLDLNQPVGLLLIAIVHFIEDDAEAMRVVRQVLDVLPSGSYLAMSIATDEFDPIPLAEVQREYNRLGETLVFRDRATALGFFDGLELVEPGLVQVHKWRPDGSEAPGIADKDIAMYGAVARKP; from the coding sequence GTGGAACGTCGTGGTGAAGATACTCGTGAGGTCGATCTGCGAACCGACCGGGCGCACGGCGCACGGATCTACGACTACATCCTGGGTGGCAAGGACAACTTCGCCGCCGACCGCGAGGCCGGCGAGAACTCACTCCGGATCTGGCCCGCATTGCGGGTGCACATGCAGGCCAACCGATCCTTCATGTACCGGGTAACGCGTTTCCTGGCCGCCGAGTGCGGGATCCGCCAGTTCCTCGACATCGGCACCGGATTGCCGACATCACCGAATCTCCACGAGATCGTGCAGTCGGTTGACTCGACCGCACGGGTGGTCTACACCGACAACGATCCGCTCGTACTCGCGCACGCGCGCACGCTGATGGTCGGGACAGCACAGGGACGTACGGCCTACGTGGCGGGGGACATGCGCGACCCCCAAACGATCATCTCCGCGCCGGAGTTCCAGCGGACCCTCGACCTGAATCAGCCGGTCGGGTTACTGCTGATCGCGATCGTGCACTTCATCGAGGACGACGCGGAGGCAATGCGGGTCGTACGGCAGGTCCTGGACGTACTGCCGTCGGGCAGCTACCTGGCGATGTCGATCGCGACCGATGAATTCGACCCGATCCCGCTGGCCGAGGTCCAGCGGGAGTACAACAGGCTCGGTGAGACCCTCGTCTTCCGTGACCGCGCCACGGCGCTGGGGTTCTTCGACGGCTTGGAGTTGGTCGAGCCAGGGCTGGTCCAGGTCCACAAGTGGCGTCCGGACGGGTCCGAGGCTCCGGGGATCGCAGACAAGGACATCGCCATGTACGGGGCGGTCGCTCGTAAGCCATAG
- a CDS encoding SMI1/KNR4 family protein, whose amino-acid sequence MRLSDLERVAPALLPHRSATVRPIDWELLQTTLGVALPTDYREFVDHYPPLHLDDVMILRVPEPGDEAAYVSGVFSLSEEFASLSEDGLTEDYTFHPAEGGLICWGGTDTGDYFFWRKDGPDPDRWPAVVSSSTSYWWEHDGGFLALIVGLIDGTVEHWGLPPQPGPNPTVGLALPAPPTQD is encoded by the coding sequence ATGCGGCTGAGTGACCTGGAGCGCGTCGCGCCGGCGCTGCTGCCCCATCGGTCGGCAACGGTGCGGCCGATCGACTGGGAGCTGCTGCAGACAACTCTGGGGGTCGCGCTCCCGACGGACTACCGTGAGTTCGTGGATCATTATCCACCTCTGCATCTCGATGACGTCATGATCCTTCGGGTGCCGGAACCCGGTGACGAGGCCGCCTATGTCAGCGGGGTGTTCAGCCTCAGTGAAGAGTTCGCCAGCCTCTCCGAGGACGGCTTGACGGAGGACTACACGTTCCATCCGGCGGAGGGCGGGCTGATCTGCTGGGGCGGCACCGACACGGGGGACTACTTCTTCTGGCGCAAGGACGGCCCGGACCCGGACCGCTGGCCGGCAGTCGTCTCTTCGAGTACCAGCTACTGGTGGGAACACGACGGCGGCTTCCTGGCGCTGATCGTCGGCCTCATCGACGGAACGGTCGAGCACTGGGGCCTGCCGCCCCAGCCGGGGCCGAACCCGACAGTCGGACTGGCGCTGCCGGCACCCCCCACTCAGGACTGA